Part of the Desulfofalx alkaliphila DSM 12257 genome is shown below.
CTCCTCATGAATTTCTATCCCTAAAGACAGGATTTCCTGTTTTATTGAATTTAATAGAGTTACAATTCCAGTAGTTAAACTTATGCAAGATTTAATGTTTAAAAGCCCTTTTTCAACAGTGAAAACATCAATGGTATATCCACCGATATCTACAACATTAAGTCTTGATACATCCTTATAGTGAGTGAAATGAGGCATTATCGCTGCATAGCCCTGGGGATAAACATATGCATCTTTAATTGACACTCCATATTGCTTCCCTCCAAAGGTAAATGATACATCATCTCTTATAAAATACTCTCTGAATTTATCCTTTTGCTTCCCATAATACATAATAGGCAAGCCACATGCTAAAATGATCTCTCCCTTTTTAACCCCTTGATACTTCTTCTCTAATACTTCTGCAATGGCAGGCAATGATAGAATAAAGAAGTTGTCGTTTACAGTCTTATCAACCATTACAGGAAACCTTTCACCTGAGATAGAGTAATACTTGCCTTCAAATACCAATAGTCTTTCTTTTGTAATAGGCATGGTGTTTGAAACAGTGAAGCCCGAATTATACTGATTAACAATGCTTTTTATTGCCTTGTTTCCGTGGTCTATTCCTATAATATAACCCATAGATTTTCCCTCCTATTTTTGATAAATGGTTCCCCACAAGAACTATCAATAATATTTAGTTCCTGTGGGGTTCTTAATAATGAGATGTCACCTCCTTAAGTAATTACAATGTATTTGCATCCTCCTTTCTTCGAAAAATAAAAGGAAAAATGGATTACAGGCTTAGAACACCTGCAGCATTTTTCCCTAACTATCTAGAGTAAACAAAATTTGTCATGCTATATTTGAACAAATGATGTTGGATTCCTTGTTTTTGCATTAATTTTTATCTGGTTTCACTTTCCCAAAAAAGTAAAAACCCCTGCGTTGTTTTCCGGTTTATCTGCCAAAGGCATCACTACAAAAACAATCTGCAGGGGTTCAGTATCTATATTAACTTCGAAGGAGAGTGTTGCTCATATTATAGCATGCATGAGCGATAAATGGAGCCCTATATATTTACATATAATGGTTGATATCCTCCATTGTCTGTGCTAGGATGATGTACACTAAAAAATAAAGGAGGTATGTTTTTGGCATTTCCAGTGAATTTAGAGAATTTGCAAAATGCTATACTCATTAGCAACCTAACTGAAAAGGATTATGATTCACATGATTTCTTCATCCTAAAAACTTGCATTACCTTATTATCATCTATGCAGGATTTGATAGATCAGATAGAAATGGGTGAAGGCTTCTCTGTTCATTGTGAAAAAGAGTGGTCACAATTTA
Proteins encoded:
- a CDS encoding ParM/StbA family protein, producing MGYIIGIDHGNKAIKSIVNQYNSGFTVSNTMPITKERLLVFEGKYYSISGERFPVMVDKTVNDNFFILSLPAIAEVLEKKYQGVKKGEIILACGLPIMYYGKQKDKFREYFIRDDVSFTFGGKQYGVSIKDAYVYPQGYAAIMPHFTHYKDVSRLNVVDIGGYTIDVFTVEKGLLNIKSCISLTTGIVTLLNSIKQEILSLGIEIHEEQIEDTILGENISFFQNENIKALIEDKTQIYVEELLDRLKEYGFEMKINPTIFVGGGSLLLQKHIENSPKIGYVEVLDSFANVKGFELLAKQAISRDR